The Panthera leo isolate Ple1 chromosome C2, P.leo_Ple1_pat1.1, whole genome shotgun sequence genome window below encodes:
- the NRROS gene encoding transforming growth factor beta activator LRRC33 has product MELLPLWLCLGFHFLTVEWRNQSGMATAASQGGCELVDGVANCRGQNLASVPSDLPPYSQMLILDANPLKILWNHSLQHYPLLESLSLHRCHLECIGRGAFQGQARLRSLELPDNSLSENYKETAAAFHHLQALQRLDLSGNSLTEDMVALMLQNLSSLEAVSLARNTIMRLDDSVFEGLGHLRELDLQRNYIFEIEGGAFDGLTELRHLNLAYNNLPCIVDFSLTQLRFLNVSYNVLEWFLASGGEAAFELETLDLSHNQLLFFPLLPQCSKLHTLLLRDNNMGFYGDLYNTSSPREMVAQFLLVDGNVTNITTVNLWEEFASSDLADLHFLDMSQNQFQYLPDGFLKKMPSLSHLNLNQNCLMTLHIREHEPPGALTELDLSQNQLSELHLAPGLPGCLRSLRSFNLSSNQLMGIPTGLFADASNLTTIDMSHNQISLCPQPAGLDLPAPPSCVDFRNVASLRSLSLKGCGLGALQDCSFQGTALTHLDLSGNWGVLNGTVAPLRGIAPTLQVLSLRNVGLSSSFRELDFSGFGNLRDLDLSGNSLTSFPRFRGSLALQTLDLRRNSLTALPQGAVSEQLTRSLRTIYLSQNPYDCCGVEGWGSLQRLHAIADSAMVTCNLSSKVIRLIELPGGVPQDCKWERVDMGLLYLVLILPSCLTLLVACTVIFLTFKKPLLQVIKSRCHWSSIY; this is encoded by the exons ATGGAGTTACTGCCCCTCTGGCTGTGCCTGGGTTTTCACTTCTTGACAGTGGAATGGAGGAATCAAAGTGGAATGGCCACAGCAGCTTCCCAAGGGGGCTGCGAGTTG GTTGATGGAGTAGCCAATTGCCGAGGGCAGAACCTTGCATCAGTGCCCAGCGATCTCCCTCCCTACTCCCAGATGCTCATCCTGGATGCCAACCCGCTTAAGATCCTGTGGAACCATTCCCTCCAGCACTACCCTCTCCTGGAGAGCCTCAGTCTGCACAGGTGCCACCTGGAGTGCATCGGCCGCGGCGCCTTCCAAGGGCAGGCCCGTCTGCGCAGCCTGGAGCTGCCCGACAACTCCCTCTCAGAGAACTACAAGGAGACAGCGGCTGCCTTCCACCACCTGCAGGCCCTGCAGAGGCTGGACTTGTCAGGGAACTCCCTGACAGAAGACATGGTGGCCCTCATGCTCCAGAACCTCTCTTCGCTGGAGGCTGTGTCCCTGGCAAGGAACACCATCATGAGGCTCGACGACTCTGTCTTTGAGGGCCTGGGGCACCTCAGGGAGCTGGATTTGCAGAGAAACTACATCTTTGAGATTGAGGGTGGCGCTTTCGATGGCTTGACTGAGCTGAGACACCTCAACCTGGCCTATAACAACCTCCCTTGCATCGTGGACTTCAGCCTCACACAGCTACGGTTCCTCAACGTCAGCTACAACGTCCTGGAATGGTTCCTGGCGTCAGGGGGAGAGGCTGCCTTTGAGCTGGAGACGCTGGACCTCTCCCACAATCAGCTGCTCTTTTTCCCACTCTTGCCCCAGTGCAGCAAGTTGCACACGCTCCTGCTGCGGGACAACAACATGGGCTTCTATGGGGACCTGTACAACACCTCTTCGCCGCGGGAGATGGTGGCCCAGTTCCTCCTTGTGGATGGCAATGTGACCAACATCACCACTGTCAACCTCTGGGAAGAGTTTGCGTCCAGCGACCTTGCGGACCTACACTTCCTGGATATGAGCCAGAACCAGTTCCAATACCTGCCTGATGGCTTCCTAAAGAAAAtgccttccctctcccacctGAACCTCAACCAGAATTGCCTGATGACGCTCCACATCCGAGAGCACGAGCCCCCAGGGGCGCTCACTGAGCtggacctgagccagaaccagcTGTCAGAGCTGCACTTGGCCCCGGGGCTCCCCGGCTGCCTGAGGAGCCTCCGGTCATTCAACTTGAGCTCCAATCAGCTCATGGGTATCCCCACTGGCCTTTTTGCTGATGCCAGTAACCTCACTACAATTGACATGAGCCACAATCAGATCTCACTTTGTCCCCAGCCGGCTGGCTTGGACCTCCCGGCCCCCCCAAGCTGTGTGGATTTTAGGAACGTGGCGTCTTTGAGGAGCCTCTCTCTCAAGGGCTGCGGGCTGGGGGCATTACAAGACTGCTCGTTCCAGGGGACTGCCCTCACCCACTTAGACCTGTCTGGCAACTGGGGGGTTCTGAATGGGACCGTCGCCCCTCTCCGGGGTATCGCCCCCACGTTACAGGTCCTGTCTCTGAGGAATGTGGGCCTCAGTTCTAGCTTCAGGGAGTTGGACTTCTCTGGGTTTGGGAATCTGAGAGACTTGGATCTGTCAGGGAATTCTTTGACCAGTTTCCCACGGTTCAGGGGCAGCCTGGCCCTGCAGACCCTGGATCTCCGCCGAAACTCGCTCACAGCCCTTCCCCAGGGGGCCGTGTCTGAGCAGCTCACGAGAAGTCTGCGGACCATCTACCTCAGTCAGAATCCGTATGACTGCTGtggggtggagggctgggggtCCCTGCAGCGCCTGCACGCCATTGCCGATTCGGCCATGGTCACTTGCAACCTCTCCTCCAAGGTCATTCGCCTGATTGAGCTGCCCGGAGGCGTGCCTCAGGACTGCAAATGGGAGCGGGTGGACATGGGCCTGCTGTACCTCGTGCTCATTCTTCCCAGCTGCCTCACCCTGCTGGTGGCCTGCACCGTCATCTTCCTCACTTTCAAGAAGCCCCTGCTTCAGGTCATCAAGAGCCGCTGCCACTGGTCTTCCATATACTGA